In Quercus robur chromosome 10, dhQueRobu3.1, whole genome shotgun sequence, a genomic segment contains:
- the LOC126701678 gene encoding uncharacterized protein LOC126701678 — translation MICYTSTPIVIPIETSIILVVAAKAKTPELHVRRRKLLEPPKCLCSSVLKTRKTIKQMAITTVDTHSTTMLTSGASGRVRALFSVRVWRSLVMVMNALVILLLVPFRRRKRKDEEGGSQSQSQSQSQSQKKVMVPVKMVTWRKSGSAVVEQEVAVRRALAMRRVVQDDDDGLNEEVVRDYSLFLTPRGDTIFTRSWTPNNSNNIRGLVLIMHGLNEHSGRYNDFAKQLNANGYKVYGMDWIGHGGSDGLHAYVHSLDDAVNDMKSFLEKILAENPGLPCFCFGHSTGAAIVLKAMLDPKVEARVVGAVLTSPAVGVQASHPIFVVLAPIFSFLLPRYQISAANKKGTPVSRDPQALIAKYSDPLVYTGSIRVRTGYEILRITSYLQQNLRKLRVPFFVLHGTADTVTDPEASQKLYAEASSTDKTIKLFDGFLHDLLFEPEREAIMKDIIEWLNCRV, via the exons ATGATCTGTTACACGAGTACACCTATTGTAATCCCTATAGAAACTTCAATAATTCTGGTAGTTGCAGCCAAAGCCAAAACTCCAGAATTACATGTCAGAAGGAGAAAATTATTGGAACCACCCAAGTGTTTGTGTTCGTCAGTTTTGAAAACCAGGAAGACGATAAAGCAAATGGCGATCACCACCGTTGATACTCATTCGACGACCATGCTGACGTCAGGAGCGAGCGGGCGCGTGAGGGCACTGTTCTCGGTGCGCGTGTGGAGGAGCTTGGTGATGGTGATGAACGCGTTGGTGATACTCCTTCTGGTCCCATTTCGTCGACGGAAGCGGAAGGATGAGGAAGGTGGGAGCCAGAGCCAGAGCCAGAGCCAGAGCCAGAGCCAGAAGAAGGTGATGGTCCCAGTGAAGATGGTGACGTGGAGGAAGAGTGGGTCGGCGGTGGTGGAGCAAGAAGTGGCAGTGAGAAGAGCACTGGCGATGAGGAGAGTGGTacaagatgatgatgatgggttGAATGAGGAAGTGGTGAGAGACTACTCCCTCTTCCTCACGCCTAGAGGTGATACCATTTTCACTCGGTCCTGGACCCCCAATAACAGCAACAACATTCG GGGATTGGTTCTTATTATGCATGGCCTGAACGAGCACAG TGGCAGATACAATGATTTTGCAAAGCAGCTAAATGCCAATGGCTACAAGGTCTATGGAATGGATTGGATTG gTCATGGTGGAAGTGATGGGTTGCATGCATATGTTCATTCTCTTGATGATGCTGTTAATGATATG AAATCATTTCTTGAGAAGATTTTAGCTGAGAATCCTGGACTTCCATGCTTCTGTTTTGGACACTCAACTGGTGCAGCAATTGTCCTGAAG GCAATGCTTGACCCAAAGGTTGAAGCCCGTGTAGTTGGTGCAGTACTAACATCACCTGCAGTTGGAGTTCAAGCATCCCATCCAATTTTTGTG GTACTGGCTccaattttctcatttttgttgCCAAGATACCAAATTAGTGCTGCAAATAAGAAGGGCACACCAGTTTCTCGGGACCCACAGGCACTAATAGCCAAATATTCAGATCCACTAGTGTATACCGGATCCATCAGGGTAAGGACTGGCTATGAAATTCTCCGAATCACATCCTACTTGCAGCAGAATCTGAGAAAATTGAGAGTTCCCTTTTTTGTTCTCCATGGCACTGCTGATACTGTAACTGACCCTGAAGCTTCTCAGAAACTGTATGCAGAAGCCTCGTCAACTGACAAAACCATCAAATTGTTTGATGGGTTCTTACATGATCTCCTCTTTGAACCAGAACGTGAAGCTATTATGAAGGACATAATTGAATGGTTGAATTGTAGAGTATGA